A single region of the Lycium barbarum isolate Lr01 chromosome 2, ASM1917538v2, whole genome shotgun sequence genome encodes:
- the LOC132626908 gene encoding serine/arginine-rich SC35-like splicing factor SCL30A, with protein sequence MRGRSYSYSPSPPRRGPTSLLVRNLRRHCRPEDLRGPFGEFGPIKDIYLPRDYYTGEPRGFGFVQYLDPADAEEAKYEMDGQVLFGRELTVVFAEENRKKPSEMKARARSRGRGRSQLSYSRSPRSYYRSPQRYSRSPDYYSPPPRRRYYSRSISPRDRRCRERSYSRSRSPVRSRSRRRSFDDGYYS encoded by the exons ATGAGGGGAAGAAGCTACAGCTACAGTCCGAGTCCACCTAGAAGGGGGCCTACTAGTCTCTTGGTTCGCAACCTTCGCCGTCATTGTAG GCCTGAAGATCTTCGAGGTCCCTTTGGCGAGTTTGGTCCCATTAAGGATATTTATTTGCCACGAGATTATTACACTGG GGAGCCACGAGGATTTGGTTTTGTGCAGTACTTGGACCCAGCTGATGCTGAAGAAGCCAAATATGAGATGGATGGCCAGGTTCTATTTGGGAGGGAGCTCACTGTTGTGTTTGCTGAGGAAAACAGAAAGAAGCCTTCTGAGATGAAAGCAAGAGCGCGTTCGAG GGGTCGGGGACGATCACAACTCTCTTATTCTCGATCTCCACGGTCATATTATCGATCACCGCAGCGTTATTCTCGAAGCCCTGACTACTATTCACCACCTCCTAGAAGACGATATTACTCAAG GTCCATTTCTCCTCGAGACCGGAGGTGCAGGGAGAGGTCTTACTCGAGGAGCAGAAGCCCCGTAAGGAGTAGAAGCCGTAGAAGGAGCTTTGATGATGGCTATTACTCGTAG
- the LOC132628803 gene encoding uncharacterized protein LOC132628803 — protein sequence MKKAFKAGCRRAIGLDGCFLKGVSKGQMLVAVCKGGNNQMLALAWAVVEVENAFTWRWFVNILRHDLELGDGTGLTTLSDMQKGLDIAIKDLPPNAEQRMCARHVLANFSKKWKGIEIRNCFWRCAKSTYEQELQKYLDNMEKLGDGINGDLLYYNIDRWSKVYFKYLSCCDSVDNNMAESFNSWILGPRHKTIITMLEEIRVKMMRRVRQLREFSETWITNISPMALKVLQENTSKSMKCTLEWNGEYGFEVKDSWGNKFIVNLNSNTCTCRSWMLKGIPCCHAIAALHFRKLEPIHYVAHWYI from the exons ATGAAGAAGGCATTCAAGGCTGGTTGTAGGAGGGCAATTGGGTTGGATGGGTGTTTTTTAAAAGGTGTTAGTAAAGGGCAAATGCTTGTGGCTGTTTGTAAAGGTGGGAACAACCAGATGCTAGCACTGGCTTGGGCAGTGGTTGAAGTTGAGAATGCTTTTACTTGGAGATGGTTTGTCaacattctaaggcatgatcttgAGCTTGGAGATGGGACTGGTTTGACAACTCTTTCAGATATGCAAAAG GGTCTGGATATAGCCATTAAGGATCTGCCGCCAAATGCAGAACAAAGAATGTGTGCAAGACATGTgcttgccaatttttccaaaaaatGGAAAGGCATAGAGATTAGAAACTGCTTCTGGAGATGTGCTAAGTCCACATATGAGCAGGAGTTGCAAAAATATTTGGATAATATGGAGAAGTTAGGTGATGGAataaatggagatttgttgtatTACAACATAGATAGGTGGTCCAAGGTCTACTTTAAATACCTCAGCTGTTGTGATAGTGTTGACAACAACATGGCCGAGAGTTTTAATTCCTGGATTTTAGGGCCAAGGCACAAGACCATTATCACAATGCTTGAGGAAATTAGAGTCAAAATGATGAGAAGGGTAAGACAACTAAGAGAGTTTTCTGAGACTTGGATAACAAACATCAGCCCAATGGCTTTGAAGGTATTGCAAGAGAACACATCAAAGTCAATGAAGTGTACTCTTGAATGGAATGGTGAATATGGCTTTGAGGTCAAGGACAGCTGGGGTAATAAATTCATAGTAAATCTGAACAGCAATACCTGCACTTGTAGATCTTGGATGCTGAAAGGTATTCCCTGCTGTCATGCCATAGCTGCACTTCATTTCAGAAAATTGGAACCTATTCACTATGTTGCACATTGGTACATTTAG